A region of the Synechococcus sp. UW179A genome:
GTGAATTGGTGATACATTCGCCAGCACGAGCCCGTCCTTCGCTGAAGGCTGTAAGCGGGAGATGCCCCATGACAAGGCATAGATCATCAGGCTGGCGATAGGGCGAGCTCAGTGCTGACTCGATCCATTGGCGTTGTGATGAATCAACGTTGGCTGAAGAGGCATCGACGACAACGACAAACAGTCCGGGACGTCTCCAGGCGTACTGAAAGGGAAATCGCTCGTTCTCGATGAACCCGGATTGCAGATCCCCGCGATGCTGGCCCCAAAACAGATCAGCCTGCTGGCGCTCACGCCCATAAATCCAACGCCCTTGATGCTGTTGACTCGATCCATCGTGATTGCCGATGGCCGGGAGTAAGGGAATCCCTGCCTTTTGAAGCGGTGCTCGAACCGAGTGTTCAAAACCAGCCCACATCGCCTTCAGCTGGGAATTCGTTAACGACCTCTTCTGGCCAGCCACCATGTCTCCTGCGCAGAGCACCAGGTCGGGTTGTTGCTGCATCAGCAAACTCACTCCGCGCTGAACGGAGTTGCTGTAGTTCGTACTTCCGTAGGAGCCGTTCAGGTCACTGATCAAGCCCAGTTTCAACTTGTCAGCGTTCTGAGCGGATGCTGGGCCCAGTTGTTGTGATCCGCTCTTTCGGAAAAAACCATCAAGGACGCTGCCTGAAACCGCTGCGCCTGCGATCAACCGTAGAAATGTGCGACGTCCAGTCTGTTTCATCAGCCGAGTTTATGGCCAACATCCATGTATGGATGATATTAGGCCCAGGATAATTTCCTAGCTGTTGTTTTTTGAACCCCATTCAAGAACTGGAACAAGATGGTTCCCAATCAAAAAACTGTCATGGTTGATCCAACCCATCGTCGGATTACTGCGACA
Encoded here:
- a CDS encoding metallophosphoesterase — protein: MKQTGRRTFLRLIAGAAVSGSVLDGFFRKSGSQQLGPASAQNADKLKLGLISDLNGSYGSTNYSNSVQRGVSLLMQQQPDLVLCAGDMVAGQKRSLTNSQLKAMWAGFEHSVRAPLQKAGIPLLPAIGNHDGSSQQHQGRWIYGRERQQADLFWGQHRGDLQSGFIENERFPFQYAWRRPGLFVVVVDASSANVDSSQRQWIESALSSPYRQPDDLCLVMGHLPLTAFSEGRARAGECITNSQGLAIVLRRARVDLVISGHHHAWYPSESMGLRLLSLGAMGSGPRRIIGSGVISPPSLTLLEWSRPSGLISETTIDLNSMQPITADRLPVQVDVAGFAQARRRSLQWQRGSLI